The Kogia breviceps isolate mKogBre1 chromosome 4, mKogBre1 haplotype 1, whole genome shotgun sequence genome window below encodes:
- the MIDN gene encoding midnolin isoform X4: MEPQPGGARSCRRGAPGGACELGPAAETAPMSLAIHSTTGTRYELSVPPDETVEGLRKRLSQRLKVPKERLALLHKDTRLSSGKLQEFGVGDGSKLTLVPTVEAGLMSQASRPEQSVMQALESLTETQVSDFLSGRSPLTLALRVGDHMMFVQLQLAAQHAPLQHRHVLAAAAAAARGDPSVTTTPVSSPCRPVSSAARVPPVPTSPVPASSPVTAGSFRSHSASTTCPEMDCSPPASAGASPTSPAGGSPTSRSRKPGAVIESFVNHAPGVFSGTFSGTLHPNCQDSSGRPRRDIGTILQILNDLLSATRHYQGMPPSLTQLRCHAQCAPDLAPKTTSCEKLAATAPASLSQARLCKPPGDRLRQTENRATRCKVERLQLLLQQKRLRRKARRDARGPYHWPPSRKAGRSDSTSGGGGGGPSEAAGLGLDFEDAVWKPEVNPDIKSEFVVA; encoded by the exons ATGGAGCCGCAGCCCGGCGGCGCCCGGAGCTGCCGGCGCGGTGCCCCCGGCGGTGCCTGCGAGCTGGGTCCGGCGGCCGAGACGGCGCCCATGAGCCTGGCCATCCACAGCACGACGGGCACTCGCTACGAGCTGTCGGTGCCCCCCGACGAGACGGTGGAGGGGCTGCGCAAGCGGCTGTCCCAACGCCTCAAAGTGCCCAAGGAGCGCCTGGCGCTGCTCCACAAAGACAC CCGGCTCAGTTCGGGGAAGCTGCAGGAGTTCGGCGTGGGGGATGGCAGCAAGCTGACACTCGTGCCCACCGTGGAGGCGGGCCTCATG TCTCAGGCTTCCAGGCCAGAACAGTCTGTGATGCAGGCCCTCGAGAGCTTGACTGAGACCCAG GTCAGTGACTTCTTGTCGGGCCGCTCGCCGCTGACCCTGGCGCTGCGCGTGGGTGACCATATGATGTTCGTCCAGCTGCAGCTCGCAGCCCAGCACGCCCCACTGCAGCACCGCCACGTGctggctgccgccgccgccgccgcccgtggAGACCCCAGCGTGACCACCACCCCTGTGTCCTCTCCCTGTCGGCCAGTGTCCAGTGCCGCCCGCGTCCCCCCAGTGCCCACCAGCCCTGTGCCCGCATCCTCCCCTGTCACAGCCGGCTCCTTCCGCTCCCACTCGGCCTCTACCACTTGTCCTGAG ATGGACTGTTCCCCCCCTGCCAGCGCCGGTGCCAGCCCCACATCCCCCGCCGGGGGCAGCCCCACGTCCCGCTCCCGCAAACCTGGCGCGGTCATCGAGAGCTTCGTGAACCACGCCCCGGGGGTCTTCTCAGGGACCTTCTCTG GTACGCTGCACCCCAACTGCCAGGACAGCAGCGGGCGGCCGAGGCGGGACATTGGCACCATCCTGCAGATCCTCAACGACCTCCTGAGTGCCACGCGGCACTACCAGGGCATGCCCCCATCGCTGACCCAGCTGCGGTGCCACGCCCAGTGTGCCCCGGACCTCGCCCCCAAAACTACCTCCTGCGAGAAGCTGGCGGCCACGGCCCCGGCCTCCCTGAGCCAGGCCCGCCTGTGCAAGCCCCCGG GGGACCGCCTGCGGCAGACGGAAAACCGAGCCACCCGCTGTAAGGTGGAGCGCCTGCAGCTGCTGCTCCAGCAGAAACGGCTCCGCAGAAAGGCCCGGCGCGACGCCCGGGGCCCCTACCACTGGCCGCCCAGCCGCAAGGCTGGCCGCAGCGACAGCACCAGCGGCGGGGGAGGCGGTGGCCCCAGTGAGGCGGCTGGCTTGGGCCTCGACTTCGAGGACGCCgtctggaagccagaagtgaACCCCGACATCAAGTCAGAGTTCGTGGTGGCCTAG
- the FAM174C gene encoding protein FAM174C, translated as MGPRVLPPRLLLLPVLLLPTLLCGAEDPTPPSLRRTQATLLLRPALTNESQPGAPPNSTHPWPLGSPDSPLLRSLYVVTGLIVLAVLYFLIRAYRLKKPQRRRYGLLANTEDPTEMASLDSDKETVFETRNLR; from the exons ATGGGGCCGCGTGTGCTGCCGCCGCGGCTCCTGCTGCTGCCGGTGCTGCTGCTGCCGACGCTGCTGTGCGGAGCCGAGGACCCCACGCCCCCGTCGCTGCGCCGCACGCAGGCCACGCTCCTGCTGCGGCCCGCCCTGACGAACGAGAGCCAGCCCGGCGCGCCGCCCAACAGCACACACCCTTGGCCGCTGGGCTCGCCGGACTCGCCGCTTCTGCGTTCCCTCTACGTGGTCACGGGCCTCATCGTCCTGGCCGTGCTCTACTTCCTCATCCGGGCATACAG ATTGAAAAAACCTCAGCGGAGGAGGTACGGGCTCCTGGCCAACACTGAGGACCCCACCGAGATGGCATCGCTGGACAGCGACAAGGAGACGGTCTTTGAAACAAGGAACTTGAGATG A
- the MIDN gene encoding midnolin isoform X2 has product MEPQPGGARSCRRGAPGGACELGPAAETAPMSLAIHSTTGTRYELSVPPDETVEGLRKRLSQRLKVPKERLALLHKDTRLSSGKLQEFGVGDGSKLTLVPTVEAGLMSQASRPEQSVMQALESLTETQPPAAPSPGRAGGGSFRKYRFILFKHPWHRQGPQSPERGGERPQVSDFLSGRSPLTLALRVGDHMMFVQLQLAAQHAPLQHRHVLAAAAAAARGDPSVTTTPVSSPCRPVSSAARVPPVPTSPVPASSPVTAGSFRSHSASTTCPEMDCSPPASAGASPTSPAGGSPTSRSRKPGAVIESFVNHAPGVFSGTFSGTLHPNCQDSSGRPRRDIGTILQILNDLLSATRHYQGMPPSLTQLRCHAQCAPDLAPKTTSCEKLAATAPASLSQARLCKPPGDRLRQTENRATRCKVERLQLLLQQKRLRRKARRDARGPYHWPPSRKAGRSDSTSGGGGGGPSEAAGLGLDFEDAVWKPEVNPDIKSEFVVA; this is encoded by the exons ATGGAGCCGCAGCCCGGCGGCGCCCGGAGCTGCCGGCGCGGTGCCCCCGGCGGTGCCTGCGAGCTGGGTCCGGCGGCCGAGACGGCGCCCATGAGCCTGGCCATCCACAGCACGACGGGCACTCGCTACGAGCTGTCGGTGCCCCCCGACGAGACGGTGGAGGGGCTGCGCAAGCGGCTGTCCCAACGCCTCAAAGTGCCCAAGGAGCGCCTGGCGCTGCTCCACAAAGACAC CCGGCTCAGTTCGGGGAAGCTGCAGGAGTTCGGCGTGGGGGATGGCAGCAAGCTGACACTCGTGCCCACCGTGGAGGCGGGCCTCATG TCTCAGGCTTCCAGGCCAGAACAGTCTGTGATGCAGGCCCTCGAGAGCTTGACTGAGACCCAG cccccagcgGCGCCCAGCCCGGGCCGGGCTGGCGGAGGCAGCTTCCGGAAATACCgattcattttatttaagcaTCCGTGGCACCGACAGGGACCCCAGAGCCCAGAGAGGGGCGGCGAGAGGCCCCAG GTCAGTGACTTCTTGTCGGGCCGCTCGCCGCTGACCCTGGCGCTGCGCGTGGGTGACCATATGATGTTCGTCCAGCTGCAGCTCGCAGCCCAGCACGCCCCACTGCAGCACCGCCACGTGctggctgccgccgccgccgccgcccgtggAGACCCCAGCGTGACCACCACCCCTGTGTCCTCTCCCTGTCGGCCAGTGTCCAGTGCCGCCCGCGTCCCCCCAGTGCCCACCAGCCCTGTGCCCGCATCCTCCCCTGTCACAGCCGGCTCCTTCCGCTCCCACTCGGCCTCTACCACTTGTCCTGAG ATGGACTGTTCCCCCCCTGCCAGCGCCGGTGCCAGCCCCACATCCCCCGCCGGGGGCAGCCCCACGTCCCGCTCCCGCAAACCTGGCGCGGTCATCGAGAGCTTCGTGAACCACGCCCCGGGGGTCTTCTCAGGGACCTTCTCTG GTACGCTGCACCCCAACTGCCAGGACAGCAGCGGGCGGCCGAGGCGGGACATTGGCACCATCCTGCAGATCCTCAACGACCTCCTGAGTGCCACGCGGCACTACCAGGGCATGCCCCCATCGCTGACCCAGCTGCGGTGCCACGCCCAGTGTGCCCCGGACCTCGCCCCCAAAACTACCTCCTGCGAGAAGCTGGCGGCCACGGCCCCGGCCTCCCTGAGCCAGGCCCGCCTGTGCAAGCCCCCGG GGGACCGCCTGCGGCAGACGGAAAACCGAGCCACCCGCTGTAAGGTGGAGCGCCTGCAGCTGCTGCTCCAGCAGAAACGGCTCCGCAGAAAGGCCCGGCGCGACGCCCGGGGCCCCTACCACTGGCCGCCCAGCCGCAAGGCTGGCCGCAGCGACAGCACCAGCGGCGGGGGAGGCGGTGGCCCCAGTGAGGCGGCTGGCTTGGGCCTCGACTTCGAGGACGCCgtctggaagccagaagtgaACCCCGACATCAAGTCAGAGTTCGTGGTGGCCTAG
- the MIDN gene encoding midnolin isoform X1, with product MEPQPGGARSCRRGAPGGACELGPAAETAPMSLAIHSTTGTRYELSVPPDETVEGLRKRLSQRLKVPKERLALLHKDTRLSSGKLQEFGVGDGSKLTLVPTVEAGLMSQASRPEQSVMQALESLTETQPPAAPSPGRAGGGSFRKYRFILFKHPWHRQGPQSPERGGERPQVSDFLSGRSPLTLALRVGDHMMFVQLQLAAQHAPLQHRHVLAAAAAAARGDPSVTTTPVSSPCRPVSSAARVPPVPTSPVPASSPVTAGSFRSHSASTTCPEQMDCSPPASAGASPTSPAGGSPTSRSRKPGAVIESFVNHAPGVFSGTFSGTLHPNCQDSSGRPRRDIGTILQILNDLLSATRHYQGMPPSLTQLRCHAQCAPDLAPKTTSCEKLAATAPASLSQARLCKPPGDRLRQTENRATRCKVERLQLLLQQKRLRRKARRDARGPYHWPPSRKAGRSDSTSGGGGGGPSEAAGLGLDFEDAVWKPEVNPDIKSEFVVA from the exons ATGGAGCCGCAGCCCGGCGGCGCCCGGAGCTGCCGGCGCGGTGCCCCCGGCGGTGCCTGCGAGCTGGGTCCGGCGGCCGAGACGGCGCCCATGAGCCTGGCCATCCACAGCACGACGGGCACTCGCTACGAGCTGTCGGTGCCCCCCGACGAGACGGTGGAGGGGCTGCGCAAGCGGCTGTCCCAACGCCTCAAAGTGCCCAAGGAGCGCCTGGCGCTGCTCCACAAAGACAC CCGGCTCAGTTCGGGGAAGCTGCAGGAGTTCGGCGTGGGGGATGGCAGCAAGCTGACACTCGTGCCCACCGTGGAGGCGGGCCTCATG TCTCAGGCTTCCAGGCCAGAACAGTCTGTGATGCAGGCCCTCGAGAGCTTGACTGAGACCCAG cccccagcgGCGCCCAGCCCGGGCCGGGCTGGCGGAGGCAGCTTCCGGAAATACCgattcattttatttaagcaTCCGTGGCACCGACAGGGACCCCAGAGCCCAGAGAGGGGCGGCGAGAGGCCCCAG GTCAGTGACTTCTTGTCGGGCCGCTCGCCGCTGACCCTGGCGCTGCGCGTGGGTGACCATATGATGTTCGTCCAGCTGCAGCTCGCAGCCCAGCACGCCCCACTGCAGCACCGCCACGTGctggctgccgccgccgccgccgcccgtggAGACCCCAGCGTGACCACCACCCCTGTGTCCTCTCCCTGTCGGCCAGTGTCCAGTGCCGCCCGCGTCCCCCCAGTGCCCACCAGCCCTGTGCCCGCATCCTCCCCTGTCACAGCCGGCTCCTTCCGCTCCCACTCGGCCTCTACCACTTGTCCTGAG CAGATGGACTGTTCCCCCCCTGCCAGCGCCGGTGCCAGCCCCACATCCCCCGCCGGGGGCAGCCCCACGTCCCGCTCCCGCAAACCTGGCGCGGTCATCGAGAGCTTCGTGAACCACGCCCCGGGGGTCTTCTCAGGGACCTTCTCTG GTACGCTGCACCCCAACTGCCAGGACAGCAGCGGGCGGCCGAGGCGGGACATTGGCACCATCCTGCAGATCCTCAACGACCTCCTGAGTGCCACGCGGCACTACCAGGGCATGCCCCCATCGCTGACCCAGCTGCGGTGCCACGCCCAGTGTGCCCCGGACCTCGCCCCCAAAACTACCTCCTGCGAGAAGCTGGCGGCCACGGCCCCGGCCTCCCTGAGCCAGGCCCGCCTGTGCAAGCCCCCGG GGGACCGCCTGCGGCAGACGGAAAACCGAGCCACCCGCTGTAAGGTGGAGCGCCTGCAGCTGCTGCTCCAGCAGAAACGGCTCCGCAGAAAGGCCCGGCGCGACGCCCGGGGCCCCTACCACTGGCCGCCCAGCCGCAAGGCTGGCCGCAGCGACAGCACCAGCGGCGGGGGAGGCGGTGGCCCCAGTGAGGCGGCTGGCTTGGGCCTCGACTTCGAGGACGCCgtctggaagccagaagtgaACCCCGACATCAAGTCAGAGTTCGTGGTGGCCTAG
- the MIDN gene encoding midnolin isoform X3 produces the protein MEPQPGGARSCRRGAPGGACELGPAAETAPMSLAIHSTTGTRYELSVPPDETVEGLRKRLSQRLKVPKERLALLHKDTRLSSGKLQEFGVGDGSKLTLVPTVEAGLMSQASRPEQSVMQALESLTETQVSDFLSGRSPLTLALRVGDHMMFVQLQLAAQHAPLQHRHVLAAAAAAARGDPSVTTTPVSSPCRPVSSAARVPPVPTSPVPASSPVTAGSFRSHSASTTCPEQMDCSPPASAGASPTSPAGGSPTSRSRKPGAVIESFVNHAPGVFSGTFSGTLHPNCQDSSGRPRRDIGTILQILNDLLSATRHYQGMPPSLTQLRCHAQCAPDLAPKTTSCEKLAATAPASLSQARLCKPPGDRLRQTENRATRCKVERLQLLLQQKRLRRKARRDARGPYHWPPSRKAGRSDSTSGGGGGGPSEAAGLGLDFEDAVWKPEVNPDIKSEFVVA, from the exons ATGGAGCCGCAGCCCGGCGGCGCCCGGAGCTGCCGGCGCGGTGCCCCCGGCGGTGCCTGCGAGCTGGGTCCGGCGGCCGAGACGGCGCCCATGAGCCTGGCCATCCACAGCACGACGGGCACTCGCTACGAGCTGTCGGTGCCCCCCGACGAGACGGTGGAGGGGCTGCGCAAGCGGCTGTCCCAACGCCTCAAAGTGCCCAAGGAGCGCCTGGCGCTGCTCCACAAAGACAC CCGGCTCAGTTCGGGGAAGCTGCAGGAGTTCGGCGTGGGGGATGGCAGCAAGCTGACACTCGTGCCCACCGTGGAGGCGGGCCTCATG TCTCAGGCTTCCAGGCCAGAACAGTCTGTGATGCAGGCCCTCGAGAGCTTGACTGAGACCCAG GTCAGTGACTTCTTGTCGGGCCGCTCGCCGCTGACCCTGGCGCTGCGCGTGGGTGACCATATGATGTTCGTCCAGCTGCAGCTCGCAGCCCAGCACGCCCCACTGCAGCACCGCCACGTGctggctgccgccgccgccgccgcccgtggAGACCCCAGCGTGACCACCACCCCTGTGTCCTCTCCCTGTCGGCCAGTGTCCAGTGCCGCCCGCGTCCCCCCAGTGCCCACCAGCCCTGTGCCCGCATCCTCCCCTGTCACAGCCGGCTCCTTCCGCTCCCACTCGGCCTCTACCACTTGTCCTGAG CAGATGGACTGTTCCCCCCCTGCCAGCGCCGGTGCCAGCCCCACATCCCCCGCCGGGGGCAGCCCCACGTCCCGCTCCCGCAAACCTGGCGCGGTCATCGAGAGCTTCGTGAACCACGCCCCGGGGGTCTTCTCAGGGACCTTCTCTG GTACGCTGCACCCCAACTGCCAGGACAGCAGCGGGCGGCCGAGGCGGGACATTGGCACCATCCTGCAGATCCTCAACGACCTCCTGAGTGCCACGCGGCACTACCAGGGCATGCCCCCATCGCTGACCCAGCTGCGGTGCCACGCCCAGTGTGCCCCGGACCTCGCCCCCAAAACTACCTCCTGCGAGAAGCTGGCGGCCACGGCCCCGGCCTCCCTGAGCCAGGCCCGCCTGTGCAAGCCCCCGG GGGACCGCCTGCGGCAGACGGAAAACCGAGCCACCCGCTGTAAGGTGGAGCGCCTGCAGCTGCTGCTCCAGCAGAAACGGCTCCGCAGAAAGGCCCGGCGCGACGCCCGGGGCCCCTACCACTGGCCGCCCAGCCGCAAGGCTGGCCGCAGCGACAGCACCAGCGGCGGGGGAGGCGGTGGCCCCAGTGAGGCGGCTGGCTTGGGCCTCGACTTCGAGGACGCCgtctggaagccagaagtgaACCCCGACATCAAGTCAGAGTTCGTGGTGGCCTAG
- the CIRBP gene encoding cold-inducible RNA-binding protein: protein MASDEGKLFVGGLSFDTNEQSLEQVFSKYGQISEVVVVKDRETQRSRGFGFVTFENIDDAKDAMMAMNGKSVDGRQIRVDQAGKSSDNRSRGYRGGSAGGRGFFRGGRGRGRGFSRGGGDRGYGGSRFESRSGGYGGSRDYYSSRSQGGSCGDRSSGGSYRDSYDSYATHNE, encoded by the exons ATGGCATCAGATGAAGGCAAGCTTTTCGTCGGAGGGCTGAGTTTTGATACCAACGAGCAGTCACTGGAGCAGGTCTTCTCAAAATATGGACAGATCTCAGAAG TGGTGGTCGTGAAGGACAGGGAGACCCAGCGATCAAGGGGCTTTGGGTTTGTCACCTTTGAGAACATCGACGATGCCAAGGACGCCATGATGGCCATGAACGGGAAG TCTGTGGATGGGCGGCAGATCCGGGTCGACCAGGCTGGCAAATCGTCTGATAACCGATCCCGCGGGTACCGAGGTGGCTCTGCCGGGGGCCGGGGCTTCTTCCGCGGGGGCCGAGGCCGGGGCCGTGGGTTCTCCAGAG GAGGAGGGGACCGTGGCTACGGGGGGAGCCGGTTCGAGTCCAGGAGTGGGGGCTATGGAGGCTCCAGAGACTACTACAGCAG CCGGAGTCAGGGCGGCAGCTGCGGTGACCGGAGCTCGGGCGGGTCCTACAGAGACAGCTACGACAGTTACG CTACACACAACGAGTAA